A window of Rhododendron vialii isolate Sample 1 chromosome 11a, ASM3025357v1 genomic DNA:
aagaaaccaacaaagatACCACTCTCAAAAAGACACCAAACACCTAAGACCCAAAGCAAAACCCAACTAGAAAACACTAAACCTgacaaaccacaaccaaaacaaaacagcaaaaacaagaaacaccCAAAGAAAACACCTAAGAAATAATCATCCTGCAGTAGCAAGAACCTTGGCCCTCTCCACATCTTCAACTTCCATAGCCATGAATCCATGAACAATTTCCTCCTCATTACCCTCGTAATCAATGCCGATGATTTTTTCTAAAGACAATAGCATCTGAGTCTCGTTGAGATAAATCCGGTTAATTCCTTCACGAGAAGAATTTGTACTAACAATTTTTCTCCATCCAAACattggttggattcccctccTACTAATTGTTATAAAATTTACCCTCAAATTGAGACCAACGAACGACTTAGAAAGTGCTATAATGCACATCCAAATAAGGGTGTGTGCGGTATGCCAATACTTTTTTTGAGTCCCTCATTCTCGTTATTAAAAATGCTTCATCAATGATCAAACACGTTGGCAAATCTCTCTATTTGTTTCCATTTCGTAATTTGCAGGCAGAAATCTCACTTTGTCGCGTCTACAAGAGACCCGGCGTGGAAGACCATCCATCACTCCCTCGCTCGCTCCCCACCACGAGGGCATCCTCGTCAAGAAAGCAACACGCGGCCGAGACCAGTACTCACGCTGCCGCCGAGAAACCATTCCAAGCCTTTGGAGGATCAAATCCTCAAGCACTGGAAGAGGGAGGAGAAAAAATGAGCGAAACCAGCGCGAGCAGCAGCACGGAGATCGGCATGAGCAGCCTAGGGTTCCCAAAGCACATGAACCCTTACATGAATGCATTGCCCTCAATTCCCTCCCCAATTGCACCACCACCATTGACTCCAATGGAAGGTTGCTCCAATATTTTGGTGCCACAGAATAGTATCAGTCAAGTTGATGATCTCCAAAGGCTAATAAGCTTCCACCAACAAGCTTCAGTGAGTGCTCAGCAGCAGCAAGAGTTCTATCATCTCTACCATCATCCTTCAAATTTCCCCCCAGTGTTTCAGCCACAAGTACCACTCAACAACTCTGATAGGCTCTGGGAGTGGAACCCATTAGCAGAGGGGAACAAAGACTACTTCTCTACCCCTTTCAAGTAATCTAGATATAGGATCACTGGACATATATTAATTAAATTAGGtttaaaatataatattgtATTCTGTAGTTAGATATATAAATCTTGATGCTTTATTTGATAGTACTGATTTGACTAAGTTTTAATTTGTATGATCCTAGCCTATGCACTTATTAATTAGTGAATGATGGTGTTACCTAGGGTTAGTTTAAATATTCCTTGTAGCTAGTACTTTTGTTTTGCAAATCAAATTAGTTTTGTGTTAGTTATATTCTTCAGTTTAATCTCAACTTCTAAGGATTTGAAGAGTTCAAGGATACGGGAAGATGAGGGGCAACCCCAAGATTTGAGTTTAGCAGTTACAAGAGCgtatagaaaaatatttttgatacaAAATTGTATGTAAAATAAAGTTTGAGTTGGGAAGAAGATGAGGGGCAACTCTAGAATTTGAGTGGGCGGCAATGGGACTCAAATCCAAGCACGAGACTAAGTAGTAGACTGCATCTATTCGTTTCTCAACATGGATACGTGTTGGGTTTTGGAAGAAAGATTAGTATTAGGGTTCACGACTTTGAAGATCTAATTTTGAGTAACTAGCTAGGG
This region includes:
- the LOC131306334 gene encoding NAC domain-containing protein 35, with the protein product MAIAATNMSSQDDRENSNNYNNNKDDDHEHDLVMPGFRFHPTEEELIEFYLRRKVEGKRFSVELITFLDLYRYDPWELPAMASIGEKEWFFYVPRDRKYRNGDRPNRVTTSGYWKATGADRMIRSENFRSIGLKKTLVFYSGKAPKGIRSSWIMNEYRLPHQETERLQKAEISLCRVYKRPGVEDHPSLPRSLPTTRASSSRKQHAAETSTHAAAEKPFQAFGGSNPQALEEGGEKMSETSASSSTEIGMSSLGFPKHMNPYMNALPSIPSPIAPPPLTPMEGCSNILVPQNSISQVDDLQRLISFHQQASVSAQQQQEFYHLYHHPSNFPPVFQPQVPLNNSDRLWEWNPLAEGNKDYFSTPFK